The proteins below come from a single Candidatus Macondimonas diazotrophica genomic window:
- a CDS encoding ATP-grasp domain-containing protein, translated as SLETQGVIPPKHIDYPDCLHPYLHRRIKKTEMRYASPDSWVKPANGKVFEPGLVKDVMDTPWSYQYEPVWESEAVEWLCEYRYYICEGMVTMVERYDPDGADDAPKPDEAVVGRMVADYAVSRQAPAGFSMDIGVLSTGQTALVEVNDGYALGLYGTITTAKSKIYLDLLEKRYLQIARLSRRLAMGIK; from the coding sequence CATCCCTGGAAACGCAAGGCGTGATCCCGCCAAAGCACATTGATTATCCGGACTGTCTGCACCCCTACCTACATCGCCGAATCAAAAAGACGGAAATGCGGTATGCTTCTCCTGATTCATGGGTGAAGCCTGCTAACGGCAAGGTGTTTGAACCCGGCCTGGTTAAAGATGTTATGGATACCCCATGGTCGTACCAGTATGAACCTGTTTGGGAGTCTGAAGCAGTAGAGTGGCTTTGCGAGTATCGGTACTATATTTGCGAAGGCATGGTTACGATGGTTGAAAGGTATGACCCAGACGGCGCTGACGATGCACCGAAGCCAGATGAGGCGGTTGTGGGGCGCATGGTCGCGGACTACGCGGTATCCCGCCAAGCCCCCGCTGGATTTTCCATGGATATAGGCGTACTCTCGACCGGGCAGACAGCTTTGGTAGAGGTAAATGACGGGTACGCATTGGGCCTATATGGGACCATCACTACAGCTAAGTCCAAAATATACCTGGATCTGCTTGAGAAACGGTATCTTCAGATCGCTCGGCTATCCAGGCGACTTGCTATGGGGATTAAATAG